The stretch of DNA TAAAAATGGAAGACAGGCCAGGCGGACTTTATGAGGTTATCAAATCATTCTGCAAGTCCAACATCAACATCGAGTATTCATATGCCTTCGAAGGCAGAAACGGAGATGTTTTAATAATAAGAGTGGAAGATCCGGAGCTTGCCGCAAAAAAGCTTCTAGACTCCGGTATGGAATTATACGATATCACTTATTTTGAGTGATTATCCCTTATAATACAACATCGCATTGCAGATTGTTGCGGCGATGTTGCTTCCACCTTTTCTTCCTTTTGGAACGATATATGGAATGTTGGTTTCCATAATCAGCTCTTTTGCTTCCACTACATTTACAAAGCCTACCGGGGCACCGATAATCAGCGTTGGCTTCAATCCTATCTGAATAAGTTCGTAAAGTCTTACCAATGCTGTAGGAGCATTTCCAACTGCAAAGATGACCTCTCCTCTGATGTCTGCTCCTTTTTCCATGCAGACAGTAGCTCTTGTGCATCCGCGTTTTACAGATTCTTCTGCAACATCTGCATCTCTCATAAAACAGTAGATTTTGCCGCCGTATTCTTCCATCTTTTTCTTGTTAATTCCTGCGGCTGCCATTTCTGTGTCTGTTACTATCGATGCACCGTTGCGCAGTGCTTTGATGCCTATTTCAGCGGCACCCTTGGAGAAACACAGATTATCTGCATATTCAAAATCTGCAGAAGTGTGAATGCACCTTTTAATTATAGAAAACTGAGGCTCAGGCCATGTTCTGCCGTTGAGCTCGCTTGTAATTATTTCCATGCTTCTTTTTTCAATATCTTCCGGCTTTACAATTTGAAGCTTATTCATAAAATCCACCTTATAAATTGTAACCTCTGGGGGTTATCATTCTTCCATTTGACACATACGTCTGCGAGTTTCCTATAATCACTGTGCAAAACATGTCGACATCAGCATTTTTCAATTCTCCCAGTGTAGTGATGCACTTCGACTCATCCTTCCTGCCAGCATTTCTGACTATGCCGGCTGGAGTATCTTTACTGCGGTATTTCAGAAGTATCTCGGCAGCCTGTTCAAGGTAATCCGTACGCGTCTTGCTTTTTGGATTATACAGACAGACAATCATGTCACTCATACCAGCGCAGTCTACTCTTTTCATTATCAGATCCAGCGGAGTCAGGAGATCGCTGAGGCTGATGATTGAAAGGTCATGCATGAGCGGAGCTCCCAATACTGAAGCTGCAGAGCTGGCTGCAGTAACTCCAGGAACGGTCTCAATTTCAATATCTGCATTGAGTTCCTCTGCTACCTGATAGATGATTCCGGCCATTCCATATATTCCGGAATCTCCGCTGCTCACCATTGCTACAACTTTGTCTTTCATAGCTTCTTCTACGGCAATCTTGCAGCGTTCTACTTCTCTCATCATTGGAGTTGTAATGTAATTTTTATTTGGAAAATACTCTTTTAAAATATCAATATACGTTGTATAGCCTGTGATGACATCCGCATTTTCGATGACCTCAACAGCTTTCAGCGTCATGTGCTCTTTTCCGCCAGGTCCGAATCCTACAACATAGAGTTTTTTCATATTATTCACTCACACCCTGGCGGAACTCGTGCGTAAACGTCTTGTCGTACAGCTTAGATAACTCATATTCGTCACCCAGGAAATCTCCGACTACTGTGAGGGCAGTCTTTTTTATTCCTGCTTCTTTGACTTTCGCAGCGATGTCGTTAAGAGTGCCGGTAACAATTTTCTGATCTTCCCAGGTTGCTTTATACACAACAGCTACCGGCGTAGTGGCTTCATATCCTTCTTTCAGAGCTTCGACAACTTCATCCATCATGCCCATGCTGAGGAAAATTATCATTGTGGAATGATGTTTTGATAAAGAAGCCAGGCTTTCTTTGGACGGCATCGGTGTACGGCCTTCCATTCTTGTAATGATAACAGTCTGGCTCACTCCCGGCAGAGTGTACTCTTTTTTAAGAACTGCTGCTGTAGCAAGGAAGGAGCTTACGCCCGGGATAACTTCATATTTTATTCCTAACTTATCTAAAATATCCATCTGCTCCCGGTGAGCTCCGTATATCGCAGGGTCTCCGGTATGAACTCTTACAACTTTCAAGCCTCTTTCTTCCCCGTCCTTCATCACATCTATGACTTCTTCCAAGGTCATAGAAGCGCTGTTGTAGATTTTTGCCGAATCTTTGGCTCCAGAAAGCACCTCTGGATTTACCAGAGAACCGGCATAGACGATGACGTCTGCGTTATCTATCAGTTTTTTTCCTTTTACTGTAATCAGATCAGGGTCTCCTGGTCCTGCACCTATAAATGATATCATTGTCAGCCCTCATTTTTTCTTGATAATTACGGTTGTGAGGTAGTTGTATTCCTTGGAAAGGTCAACAGGGCCGATGTATTCTCCTTCAAGCCCGATTCTGCTCAGGACAGTAGCTTTTGAGAGCTCTATGCCTTTTTCAGACATAGCTTCTGCCAGTTTCTGCATGCTGCTGCCACCTACCTTCATGACAACGACATTTTCAAACATGCCGAGAGCATTGGAAAGCAGATCCCCATCCTGTGTTGACGGAATTACTACCAGTGATTCCCGTCCCTCCATCAGAGGAAGTTTGGCAAGTGCTGCCCCGCTGCAGAATGAAGGAATTCCAGGAATGATTTCGGTTTCAAAGCCAGCTTCTTCTATGAACTGATTTATGTACATGTATGTAGAGTAAACAGAAACATCTCCGATTGTGATCATGGCAATATTTCTTCCATTTTCCAGTTCGTCTGTGAGCAGTTTTCCTGCTTCTGCTCTGCACTGTACACGGACATCATCATCCGGATTCATGCTGAAAAGAACCTCAATGACTTTCTTGCCGGAAACATCAACAACCTGTTCAACAATATCCATTGCAACGCTGTGTTCACCCAGAACCTTGACTGGTATAGCAATTACCTCGGAGTTTTCAAGTATCGTTTTTGCTTTAAGCGTGAGAAGCCCAGGATCGCCTGGCCCCACTCCAATTCCATATAATTTTCCTGCCATAGCTGTTGTCTCCAAGTTATGAAATTTTTATTGTAAATATGCTTAGCTTAGCGCCGTAATGAAATGCTAAGTATTATAAATTTGGCACATATATCCAATAATGTACGGTAGATAGATTATTAATCTAGATTTATTGGTACTAAGAAATGCAGGTATGTATATGGAATCTGAGCCTGGCGGAGAACTGTATGTTTATAAGAATAACCAGCGTCTGCGCTGTGGCCATACTACGGGATCATGTGCTACTGCTGCGGCTAAGGCTGCAGTTACAATAATGCTCTCAAAAAAATCACTAAGTGAAGTTTCGATCACAACTCCCAACGGGACTGTCCTGAACCTTCCAGTTTTGGATGTTAAAATCTCTGAGAATTCTGTATCATGTGCTGTCAGGAAGGACGGCGGAGATGATATTGATGCTACCCACGGTGCTTTAGTTTACGCTGAAGTATCTTTCATCGGCAGCGGGATAAACATCGATGGAGGGAAAGGTGTAGGGAAAGTAACCAAAAAGGGGCTGGATCAGCCTGTAGGAAATGCCGCCATAAACAGTGTACCCAGACAGACAATTTTTCAGGCTGTGAAGGAAGTGTGCACTCTCTATAACTACAGTGGAGGAGTAGATGTAATAATCTCTGTGCCCGAGGGTGAGCAGATTGCAGAAAAGACTTTCAATCCGCGGCTTGGAATTATGGGCGGGATCTCAATTATCGGCACCACCGGTATTGTAGAGCCTATGAGCCAGGAAGCCTTGGTGGAAACAATCAGAACAGAAATGAAGATGAGGCTTGCAAACGGGTCTGCTGTAATTCTGGCGGTTCCTGGAAACTACGGTGAAGATTTTTCGCAGACAGTCTGTTCCGTGCCTGCGGAGCAGATGGTGAAATGCAGTAATTTTATTGGAGAAACTATCGACAGTGCGGTAGAATTCGGTGCGCAGGGCCTGCTTTTTATTTCCAATATCGGCAAGTTCGTAAAAGTCGCCGGCGGAATAATGAACACTCACTCCAGAAACGCAGACTGCAGACTGGAGATTCTCACAGCACACGCGGCTCTGGCAGGTGCGGACAATAAAATTCTGCTGAGAATCATGGACTCGGTGATGACTGAAGATGCTTTGGATGTTCTCAGCGAAAATAATCTGCTCCAGCCGGTAATGAAATCAATTACTGACAAAATTAATTTCTATCTGGATAACCGGGCGAAGGGGCAGGTCATCACGGGTGCAATCATATTCTCTTCCAACCATGGGATGTTGGGGAAAACAGAAAATGCAGACAAACTCCTGAAAATTTTGGAGGATGCTCCATGAAAATAAAACTCATCGGTTTTTCCAGTGCAGGATGCTCACTGGTGAATAAAATCTCAGAAGGTTTATCATCAAAAGGCAATGAATGTGAGGCATACGGGAAATGTACGTTTGTTTCAGAATGCAGCGTTATTCCGGTTACCCAGACTCTTCATGCGTGGACTGAAGTAGCGTTTCAAGATTCCGATGCCATTATTTTTGTCGGTGCAGTCGGGATAGCAGTCCGTGCCATCGCTCCGTTTGTTAAAACAAAGGTAGCTGATCCGGCAATTGTTGTTTTAGATGAACGGGGCTCTTACTCTATTCCGCTGCTGTCAGGGCATATCGGCGGGGCAAACACTCTTGCTAAGATTATTGCAGAAATGATCGGCGCTGAAGCGGTCATTACCACTGCTACAGACATCAATGGAAAATTCTCAGTGGATTCATTTGCCGAGGAGCGCGGCATGTATATCAGCAGCATGGCCTGTGCAAAGGATATTTCTGCATATATTCTAGAAAAGGGAAACGTTGGATTCAAAAGCGATTTTCCAGTCTATGGACAGCTGATGAATGGTCTGGTTTCTGCAGATGACGGAGACATAGGAATTCATATAACTTCCAATGATGCAAAGGGACCATTCTGTAAAACATTGAATTTAATTCCTAAAACTACCATCATCGGACTGGGCTGCAGAAAAGACACTCCGGCTGAGAATATCGAGAAGTTGGTTATTAAGGTATTAAAAAGTAATGAATTATCAATTCACAGCGTGAAGTCAGCAGCCAGCATAGACCTTAAAATGAATGAGCCAGGAATTCTGAACTTTTGTAAAAAATATGGATTGGAATCGGAATTCTTTTCCAAAGAGGAGCTTGAATGCGTAGAAGGGGATTTCTCAGAATCTCCTTTCGTTAAAAGCATAACAGGGGTTGGCAACGTGTGCGAAAGAGCAGCTTTAAAAGCATCGGCTGACGGAAAACTCATACAGAAAAAAGTCGCAGAAAACGGGGTCACAGTTGCGTTAGTATCTGAACCATACATTGTTCATCTGGATAAGTGATTATATGTCTGAAAAAATTCTCGTATTTGCAGGAACCACGGAAGGCAGATTGTTGGCTGAATATCTAGGCTCTCACGGTATTTCTGCGCACATCTGCGTTGCAACAGAATATGGAGAGCAGCTGGTTAAGAAAAGCGACAGCATAACTGTTTCCGCTGGAAGACTGGACTGCGAAGGAATGCAGAATTTAATCAGAGAAGGTTTTTCACTGGTGATCGATGCCACCCATCCTTATGCGGTGATTGTTTCTTCCAATATCAAGGACGCATGTACCAAGACTGGAGTCGAATACATGAGGCTTCTGAGGCAGGAAGGATCACGTCAGGGAGATGTAGTTGAAGTTTCGAGTGTGGAAGAGGCAGTAAAATATCTCCGCGGTACAGAAGGAAACATTCTTGTTGCCACAGGCAGCAAAGAGATTGCTAAATTTACTGAGCTGGATAATTATAAAGAAAGAGTTTTCGCCAGGGTTCTTTCCACAGCATCCGTAGCAAAAGCCTGCTCAGATCTCGGGTTTGAAGGAAAGAATCTCATCTGCATGCAGGGGCCGTTCTGCGAAGAGCTGAACTATGGCATGCTGAAGCAAATTTCTGCGAAATATATGGTTACTAAAGATTCGGGCAAAGTCGGCGGATTCGAAGATAAGATCCGGGCGGCAAAGAGGGCCGGTGTGCAGGTTGTTTTGGTTGGAAGGCCGCAGGGCGACAAGGGCAGATCTTACGATGAAGTCATATCTGAGTTAAATTTAAGATTTGGAATAAACACTTCATCAAACGAATCTTACAAACCGAAAAGAAAAGTAACTCTCGTAGGAATAGGTATGGGGAACTCAGACCAGCTTACTCTGGAAGCTGTGAATGCCTGTGAAAATGCTGACATAATCATAGGCGCTGAAAGAATGCTCTCTTCTGTAAAAACATACTGCAGCAATACGTTCAATGCATACATCTCAGATGAAATAATTGACTTCATAAAGTCTCATGAAGAATACAGCAATATTGTCGTAGCTCTGTCCGGTGATGTAGGATTTTACAGCGCAGCAAAGAAATTAATTGAAGCAGTCAAAAAGGAAGGCTATGAGCTTAAACTGGTATGCGGAATATCTTCCGTAGTTTATCTGTGTTCCAGACTGAATACCTCCTGGGAAGATGTCAATCTCCTGAGTGTTCATGGCAGAGATGCAAACATCATCGCTTCAGTCAAATCTCACAAGAAAACTTTCACGCTCCTCAGCGGATCAGACAGCGTACGCAGGATCTGCGCTTCTCTTATCGAAGCAGGTCTGGAATCAGTCATGCTCTATGTGGGTGAAAACTTATCATATGATAATGAAAAAATTACCTCGGGATGTGCTGCAGACTTAAATGACAGGGATTTTGGAAAGCTGTGCGTAGTTTTAATCGTTAATGATCAAGCGGATTCTACAAATCCTCTTGGCATACCAGATGATGATTTTATCAGAGGAACCGCCCCGATGACTAAAAGCGAAGTCAGGACGCTCTCAGTAACAAAGCTTAAGCTAAAACCAGATTCAGTTGTTTACGACATCGGAGCTGGAACAGGTTCAGTATCTGTAGAGATGGCTTTGGTTTCCCACGATGGTACTGTTTATGCAATTGAAAAAGAAGAGGAAGCAGCGGATCTGATCAGACATAACAAAGCTAAATTTGGAACTCCGAATCTTGAGATAATCCATGGAACCGCTCCAGAAGCCATAAAGGATCTTCCTGCACCTACACACGCGTTTATCGGCGGCTCTTCAGGTAATCTGAGCGAGATAGTGCAGACGCTTTTGTCTAAAAACAAAGATGTGAAGATCGTAATTACAGCCGTGACTTTAGAAACAGTTTCGGAAGCATTGTCCTGTATGACTAATTTTGATTTCAAATGCCGTGAAGTCATACAGCTTTCGGTGTCAAAGTCGAGGGAGATTGGAAACTACAACCTGATGACTGCTCAGAACCCCGTTTATATCTTCACACTCAGCGGGGCCAGCAGGTGCAGTTTCTGACAGGCGGTTCGGATGCATTCTGAATATCTGCAGTGAATCTCAGAATTGTGAAAGAACTTTCCTTTCGGAGCAGAAATTGCTCAAAGGTACATTGTGCCGTAATAGCACGTAGCAATATGCATATATACACAATCTAATATCCCAACGCACAGCCTAGCTGCTGTTATGAGTTGATGAACCGTGTTGGGCATTGAAGATCCCTGGATACTGACAGCATACGTTTTGATGTTTCTGTCGGCGGCAATCTGCATAGTATATCCGCTGCTGAAGAAAAATAGCAAGGAGGATGAAGAATGAATACCGCTGCATTTGCCGTCCTTACGATCCTCTACATAATAGCCGTCATTTATCTGGGTTATCTGGGCTGGAAAAAAACCCGCGGGTCTGAAGACTACATGCTTGCAGGCAGAAAACTGAGTCCCTGGGTCATCGGCCTCTCGTACGGGGCAACATTCATCAGCGTCTCAGCGATCATTGGTTTCGGAGGCCAGAGTGCCAAACTGGGAATGGGTCTGGTATTCCTTGCCATGCTGAACATTGCGGTAGGAGTGTTGCTGGCTTTCATAGTCTTCGGCGGAAGAACCAGAAAAATGGCTAAAAAATTGAACGCAGTCACTTTCCCGGATCTGCTGGGAAAATGCTACAATTCCAATATTATCCATCTCATTACAGGAATAACCATTCTTGTGGCGATGCCGCTTTATGCGGCTGCAGTTCTGATCGGCGGCTCTGAATTTTTGTCTATTACTCTGGGATTGAGTTACAATTCAGCACTCATAATTTTCACAGTAGTTACGGCAGTTTATGTCATTGTGGGAGGTTTAATCGCTGTCATGTACACCGAGGCTATGCAGGGTGTAATCATGATCGGCGGAATGGTTGTGCTGTTCATTTTGACCTATTCATTATTCCCTGATCTGGGAGGTCTGACAGGCATAAACGAGGCCTTATCAAACATGACTCCTCCGGCTGATCTTGTAAGCCAAGGCATGACTGGATGGACTTCAATGCCGACTTTCGGAAGCCCCATCTGGTATACTTTAGTCACTACTATGATCCTCGGGGTCGGCATAGGCGTGCTGGCACAGCCTCAGCTGGTAGTGCGCTTCATGACTGCCAAAGATGACAAAACTCTCAAAAGATCAATCCCGATCGGCGGAATATTTATTCTGCTGACTGCAGGAATCATATACACAGTCGGACCGATGAGCAATCTCTGGTTCGTAGACACTTACGGAGTAGACGCATGGTCATACCTGCACAATGTAGACCAGATAATTCCGGCATTTATTGACGGGGCGTTCTCCAATTCGCTGTTTGGACTATTCGTTCCGATCTTCATGATCGTTCTTCTGTCTGCAGCCATGTCTACACTGAGTTCTGTATTTCACTCCCTGGGAACTTCTGCAGGATTTGATATCTACAAATCTGTACAAAAAATCAGACATCCTGATGTTGAACCCAAGACCTCAATGAAACTTACAAAATATGCAATGCTTGTAATGATCATTCTCAGTCTGGCACTGGCGTTCTGTATGCCGGCAAACATCATTGCACGGGCCACGGCTATGTATATGGGACTGTGTGCATGTGCTCTGCTTCCAGCGTTTTGCATGGCGCTCTTCTCCAAGAGGCCTCTTGAAAAACCGGCTTTGTGGAGCATATTGTCAGGCATTGTTTCATGGTTCATCTGGACTGTCTTTGTACACATCGCTGAGTCTTCTCAGCTTGGAATATGCAGAGCGATCTTCGGAGTCGATGCCCTTCTCGGGCAGCCCTGGCAGCTCATCGATCCCCTTCTGATAGCACTGCCGATTTCAACGGCAGTAATGATCATCGGCTGGGCACTCTGCAGAAACAGTGCTGATACGCGTTTAACCTCCCGAGAACTGAGCGGAAAAGAATAAAATCCGCTCTGCTCAGACTTGGAGGGCATGGAACAATATCTCGTCATGTTCAAACTGAGGGAAGAATCATACGGCGGCTCAGAAGAGGAGGCCGCATTCATGCTCTCCGATCAAATCATCCCCTCGCTGGAGCGTCTTTCTGAAATCGAGAGTGACAATAGAGTCATGGGCGGCTTCATAGAGGGGCAGCGTTCAGGCGCATTCATTTTTTCTGTAAAAGATTATGAAGAGCTGGATAAAACATTGGCTTCCCTGCCGATTATGAATGTGTATGATGTTGATGTAGCCCCTTTGCAGACAATATCTTCAGCTCTTGACCGTGACCGCAATATTGTTGGAGAAGTCAAGAAGGCTGCCGGACTGTAGAAAGGATTATTCTATCAGTTGGTATGTGGGATTTTATGAAATTTCTTGCACTTATGAAAATTAACAATGACGGGATAGGAAACAACGATGAGGAGAATCGTAAAATCCTCACGGAAAAGATCATTCCCGGTTTGAAAATCCTGGAATCGTGGGAAGCCGATGGAAAACTTGAGGGAGGCTTATTCCACGGGCAGCGTTCTGCAGTTCTTATTGTGGAAGCCGAGTCATTAGATGAACTGGACGGTATGATGGAAACTCTACATCTCAATGGGGCTTTCGACGCTGATATCATAGAACTCCAGCCTATCAGCGATGCATTGGCTAAGGATGAAGAAGTGCTGAAAACGTTAGATTCTTCCGATGCCTGACATTATACTGCATGAAATTTCCGAATAACGGAATCAATCTCACTGTCAGTACAAATCTGAGCATTCATGTATAAATAAAGTTCTTGTATTAGAACCGCAACTCACTGAGCGACTCTAACGCTTGACAGTTAAAAAATGAGCCTTGGACAGGATGATCCGCCTCTGTGCGCTTATCCATGTACAGGCTTCAATGACACTAGTCTCATAAACTGTCAAATTGAACCTGCCCGATACTGAAAAATGCTGCAGGTGCATGTTCCATACCGGATTGCTCCGTATCGCGGAACAAAGAAGCGCTGAGAGCATGAAGTATCAGAGACTATATATGAAAATCAATATAGCCACAAGCGCTTAATGACCGCGGAATTGAGAGGGGATAGTTTGAATCGCACGCTTTTTACAGTTGGTCCAGTCGAGGTCCGGAAAGAAGTCCTCGAAGCCATGACAAAACCGATGATAACTCATCGTGGCAAAGACTATGAACAGTTCCAGGCAAATCTAGTTGAAAAACTGCACAAGACCCTGGACACAGACATGAATATCATGATGTCCCCGTCTTCAGCTTCAGGACTC from Candidatus Methanomassiliicoccus intestinalis Issoire-Mx1 encodes:
- a CDS encoding precorrin-8X methylmutase, which translates into the protein MNKLQIVKPEDIEKRSMEIITSELNGRTWPEPQFSIIKRCIHTSADFEYADNLCFSKGAAEIGIKALRNGASIVTDTEMAAAGINKKKMEEYGGKIYCFMRDADVAEESVKRGCTRATVCMEKGADIRGEVIFAVGNAPTALVRLYELIQIGLKPTLIIGAPVGFVNVVEAKELIMETNIPYIVPKGRKGGSNIAATICNAMLYYKG
- the cobJ gene encoding precorrin-3B C(17)-methyltransferase, giving the protein MKKLYVVGFGPGGKEHMTLKAVEVIENADVITGYTTYIDILKEYFPNKNYITTPMMREVERCKIAVEEAMKDKVVAMVSSGDSGIYGMAGIIYQVAEELNADIEIETVPGVTAASSAASVLGAPLMHDLSIISLSDLLTPLDLIMKRVDCAGMSDMIVCLYNPKSKTRTDYLEQAAEILLKYRSKDTPAGIVRNAGRKDESKCITTLGELKNADVDMFCTVIIGNSQTYVSNGRMITPRGYNL
- the cobM gene encoding precorrin-4 C(11)-methyltransferase, which produces MISFIGAGPGDPDLITVKGKKLIDNADVIVYAGSLVNPEVLSGAKDSAKIYNSASMTLEEVIDVMKDGEERGLKVVRVHTGDPAIYGAHREQMDILDKLGIKYEVIPGVSSFLATAAVLKKEYTLPGVSQTVIITRMEGRTPMPSKESLASLSKHHSTMIIFLSMGMMDEVVEALKEGYEATTPVAVVYKATWEDQKIVTGTLNDIAAKVKEAGIKKTALTVVGDFLGDEYELSKLYDKTFTHEFRQGVSE
- the cobI gene encoding precorrin-2 C(20)-methyltransferase → MAGKLYGIGVGPGDPGLLTLKAKTILENSEVIAIPVKVLGEHSVAMDIVEQVVDVSGKKVIEVLFSMNPDDDVRVQCRAEAGKLLTDELENGRNIAMITIGDVSVYSTYMYINQFIEEAGFETEIIPGIPSFCSGAALAKLPLMEGRESLVVIPSTQDGDLLSNALGMFENVVVMKVGGSSMQKLAEAMSEKGIELSKATVLSRIGLEGEYIGPVDLSKEYNYLTTVIIKKK
- the cbiD gene encoding cobalt-precorrin-5B (C(1))-methyltransferase CbiD, translated to MESEPGGELYVYKNNQRLRCGHTTGSCATAAAKAAVTIMLSKKSLSEVSITTPNGTVLNLPVLDVKISENSVSCAVRKDGGDDIDATHGALVYAEVSFIGSGINIDGGKGVGKVTKKGLDQPVGNAAINSVPRQTIFQAVKEVCTLYNYSGGVDVIISVPEGEQIAEKTFNPRLGIMGGISIIGTTGIVEPMSQEALVETIRTEMKMRLANGSAVILAVPGNYGEDFSQTVCSVPAEQMVKCSNFIGETIDSAVEFGAQGLLFISNIGKFVKVAGGIMNTHSRNADCRLEILTAHAALAGADNKILLRIMDSVMTEDALDVLSENNLLQPVMKSITDKINFYLDNRAKGQVITGAIIFSSNHGMLGKTENADKLLKILEDAP
- a CDS encoding cobalt-precorrin 5A hydrolase, coding for MKIKLIGFSSAGCSLVNKISEGLSSKGNECEAYGKCTFVSECSVIPVTQTLHAWTEVAFQDSDAIIFVGAVGIAVRAIAPFVKTKVADPAIVVLDERGSYSIPLLSGHIGGANTLAKIIAEMIGAEAVITTATDINGKFSVDSFAEERGMYISSMACAKDISAYILEKGNVGFKSDFPVYGQLMNGLVSADDGDIGIHITSNDAKGPFCKTLNLIPKTTIIGLGCRKDTPAENIEKLVIKVLKSNELSIHSVKSAASIDLKMNEPGILNFCKKYGLESEFFSKEELECVEGDFSESPFVKSITGVGNVCERAALKASADGKLIQKKVAENGVTVALVSEPYIVHLDK
- the cobK gene encoding precorrin-6A reductase: MSEKILVFAGTTEGRLLAEYLGSHGISAHICVATEYGEQLVKKSDSITVSAGRLDCEGMQNLIREGFSLVIDATHPYAVIVSSNIKDACTKTGVEYMRLLRQEGSRQGDVVEVSSVEEAVKYLRGTEGNILVATGSKEIAKFTELDNYKERVFARVLSTASVAKACSDLGFEGKNLICMQGPFCEELNYGMLKQISAKYMVTKDSGKVGGFEDKIRAAKRAGVQVVLVGRPQGDKGRSYDEVISELNLRFGINTSSNESYKPKRKVTLVGIGMGNSDQLTLEAVNACENADIIIGAERMLSSVKTYCSNTFNAYISDEIIDFIKSHEEYSNIVVALSGDVGFYSAAKKLIEAVKKEGYELKLVCGISSVVYLCSRLNTSWEDVNLLSVHGRDANIIASVKSHKKTFTLLSGSDSVRRICASLIEAGLESVMLYVGENLSYDNEKITSGCAADLNDRDFGKLCVVLIVNDQADSTNPLGIPDDDFIRGTAPMTKSEVRTLSVTKLKLKPDSVVYDIGAGTGSVSVEMALVSHDGTVYAIEKEEEAADLIRHNKAKFGTPNLEIIHGTAPEAIKDLPAPTHAFIGGSSGNLSEIVQTLLSKNKDVKIVITAVTLETVSEALSCMTNFDFKCREVIQLSVSKSREIGNYNLMTAQNPVYIFTLSGASRCSF
- a CDS encoding symporter small accessory protein, which gives rise to MLGIEDPWILTAYVLMFLSAAICIVYPLLKKNSKEDEE
- a CDS encoding sodium:solute symporter family protein, with protein sequence MNTAAFAVLTILYIIAVIYLGYLGWKKTRGSEDYMLAGRKLSPWVIGLSYGATFISVSAIIGFGGQSAKLGMGLVFLAMLNIAVGVLLAFIVFGGRTRKMAKKLNAVTFPDLLGKCYNSNIIHLITGITILVAMPLYAAAVLIGGSEFLSITLGLSYNSALIIFTVVTAVYVIVGGLIAVMYTEAMQGVIMIGGMVVLFILTYSLFPDLGGLTGINEALSNMTPPADLVSQGMTGWTSMPTFGSPIWYTLVTTMILGVGIGVLAQPQLVVRFMTAKDDKTLKRSIPIGGIFILLTAGIIYTVGPMSNLWFVDTYGVDAWSYLHNVDQIIPAFIDGAFSNSLFGLFVPIFMIVLLSAAMSTLSSVFHSLGTSAGFDIYKSVQKIRHPDVEPKTSMKLTKYAMLVMIILSLALAFCMPANIIARATAMYMGLCACALLPAFCMALFSKRPLEKPALWSILSGIVSWFIWTVFVHIAESSQLGICRAIFGVDALLGQPWQLIDPLLIALPISTAVMIIGWALCRNSADTRLTSRELSGKE
- a CDS encoding muconolactone Delta-isomerase family protein translates to MEQYLVMFKLREESYGGSEEEAAFMLSDQIIPSLERLSEIESDNRVMGGFIEGQRSGAFIFSVKDYEELDKTLASLPIMNVYDVDVAPLQTISSALDRDRNIVGEVKKAAGL